The genomic DNA GAAGAGATCCTAAATAGAGCCACAATTAAAGTAATTGGTGTTGGCGGAGCTGGCGGAAATGCTATAAATGATATGATAGAAACTGGAATCCACGGTGTGGAATTTATAGCTGCAAACACAGATTCTCAGGACTTAGAAGACTCAAAAGCGGGAATGAAGATACATCTTGGTGACAGAGCTACAAAAGGTCTGGGAGCAGGTGCCGATCCTGAAAGAGGAAGAGAAGCGGCATTAGAATCTAAAGAAAAAATCAGGCAGGTTTTGGAAGAAACAGACATGCTGTTCATAACAGCCGGAATGGGCGGAGGAACTGGTACAGGTGCTGCTCCTATTATTGCCGAAGTGGCAAGAGAGCTGGAAATTCTGACAGTAGCTATAGTAACAAAGCCTTTTGCTTTTGAAGGACCTCAAAGAAAGAAAAATGCAGATATGGGTATTGAAAATCTGAGAAAATATGTGGATACAATGATTGCCATTCCTAATGACAAATTATTTGAGCTGCCTAATTTAAATATAACACTTATGAACGCTTTTAAAGAGGCTAATAATGTATTAAAAGCCGGTGTAAGAGGTATATCGGAACTGATAACAAAACAGGGATTTGTAAACCTGGATTTTGCTGATATCAGAGCAACAATGAAAGACTCAGGAGTAGCTATGCTTGGTTTCGGGGAATCAGAAGGCGAAGACAGAGCAAGAGCAGCTACAGAACAGGCATTAAACAGTCCGTTACTGGAAAAATCTATCGAAGGTGCGAGAAAGATACTATTAAATATCACAGGCGGATATGATTTAGGATTAAATGAAGTACAGCAGATTTCGAGCCTGATAAGAGAAACAGCCGGAGAAGCAAATGCAAATCTTATTTTTGGTACTGTACTGGATGACAGTGTAAGAGGATTAAAAATTTCAATAGTAGCTACAGATTTTATAGACAAAAACTACGATAATCTCGGAGAAATTTTTAATAATATCAAAAAAGAAGAGGAAGAAGAAGTAAAGAATACAGCTGCAGCAGCAGCCAAAAAAGAGGAAGCAGACGGAAAATTATTTAATAATGATTCGGGATTCATACTTCCGCAG from Sebaldella termitidis ATCC 33386 includes the following:
- the ftsZ gene encoding cell division protein FtsZ, whose product is MEEILNRATIKVIGVGGAGGNAINDMIETGIHGVEFIAANTDSQDLEDSKAGMKIHLGDRATKGLGAGADPERGREAALESKEKIRQVLEETDMLFITAGMGGGTGTGAAPIIAEVARELEILTVAIVTKPFAFEGPQRKKNADMGIENLRKYVDTMIAIPNDKLFELPNLNITLMNAFKEANNVLKAGVRGISELITKQGFVNLDFADIRATMKDSGVAMLGFGESEGEDRARAATEQALNSPLLEKSIEGARKILLNITGGYDLGLNEVQQISSLIRETAGEANANLIFGTVLDDSVRGLKISIVATDFIDKNYDNLGEIFNNIKKEEEEEVKNTAAAAAKKEEADGKLFNNDSGFILPQFLKKKED